From Nocardioides faecalis:
CGTCGGCGCCCTCAGCCAGCTCCAGCAGTCCGGTGCGCAGCTCGTCCCAGCCGTGCACCGACACCTCGCGCACGGCCGCGACCCGCTCGCGCGGGTCGCGCGAGCGCATCCGGGTGCGCACCAGGTCCGAGCGCAGCAGCTCGGCGCTGTCGACCCCCAGCGGCACCGCCGTCAGTCCTTCCCGCTCGGCCAGGTCGAGCAGGTTCGGCGCCACGCCGAGCGTCACCTCGTGACCTCGCTCGCGCAGCCCGCGGGCCAGCACCAGCCCGGGCTGCACGTCGCCCCGGCTGCCCACCAGCCCCAACGTCACCCGCACCGCGACCCCCACCCGCTCCCCGACCAGAGGAGACCCATGCCTGTGCAGGAACCGGCCGTGCGCGGCCGCGCCGTCCGCTCCGTGACTCGCCCGCCCATGCGGGTCAAGGTAGGGCACCGCGCCCGGCGCGGTGAGGAGTGCTTGTGGTGAGCCCGGCCACGCCCGCCATCGACGTGCGCGGCCTGGTGAAGTCGTACGGCGCGCACCGCGCCCTCGACGGTATCGACCTGCAGGTGCCGGCCGGCGGCGTCTTCGCCGTGCTCGGGCCCAACGGCGCCGGTAAGACCACCCTGGTGCGCGTGCTGTCCACGCTGCAGCGCGCGGACGCCGGGACGGTGCGGGTGCTCGGCCACGACGTCGGCACCGAGCCGGCCGCGGTGCGCGCCCGGATCGCGGTGACCGGCCAGCACGCCTCGGTCGACGAGGCCCTGACCGGTTGGGAGAACCTCACCCTGTTCGCCCGGCTGCTCGGGCTGTCCCGGGCGGCCGCTCGCCGTCGGAGCACCGAGCTGTTGGAGGAGTTCTCGCTCACCGACGCTGCGCGTCGGCCGGTGCGCACCTACTCCGGCGGCATGCGGCGCCGGCTCGACATCGCCGCCAGCCTGATCGCGGACCCGCCGCTGGTCTTCCTCGACGAGCCCACCACCGGGCTCGACCCCCGCACCCGCGAGGAGATGTGGGCCACCGTGCGGACGCTGGTGGACCGGGGGACGACGGTGCTGCTGACCACGCAGTACCTGGAGGAGGCCGACCGCCTCGCCTCCCGGGTCTGCGTGGTCGACCGCGGCCGGATCGTCGCCGACGACACCCCGGCCGGTCTGAAGCGCTCGCTGGGCGGGCTGACCCTGGAGCTCACGCTCGCCGACGCCGCCGACGCGCCCCGCATGCACACCCTGCTGCTCAACCTGGGTGCCACCGACGTCGAGGCGGCCCCCGGCGGGCTGCGGCTCAGCGCCGGACTGGTCGAGCTCGCCCAGCTGCGTACCGTGCACGCGGCGGCGGAGGCGGCCGGCATCGAGATCGACGAGCTCGGTGCCCGGCGTCCCACCCTGGACGAGGTGTTCTTCTCGCTCACCGGTCCCTCCGGCACGCTGCGGGAGGTGCCGGCATGAGCCCGGTGACCGAGGCGCGACACCTGCGGCCGCGCCGGGAGCGGGGGCCCGGCGGGCTCGCCGCCGTCGGGCAGTCGCTGAGCCTGGCCCGGCGCGGGCTGCTGCTGATCCGGCACGACCCGCAGCGGCTCTTCGACGTGCTGTTGCTGCCCATCGTCGCCACGGTCATGTTCGCCGGCGTCTTCGGCGGCGCGGTCGCCGGCAGCATGCAGGCCTACCTGCCGCAGCTGGTGCCCGGCGTGCTCGCCCAGATCGCGGTGGCGGCCTCCGTCGTCACCGGCGTGCAGCTGCGCGACGACATGGACCGCGGGGTCTTCGACCGGCTGCGGACGCTGCCGATCAGCCGGGTCGCGCCGTTGGCCGGGTCGCTGCTGGCCGACGTGGTCCGCTACGTCATCGCCGGCGCGATGACGCTCGCCGTCGGCGTCGCGCTGGGCTACCGGCCCGAGAACTGGCCAAGACTGCTGGCCGGCTGCCTGCTGGTGGTGTTCTGCGCGTTCGCGATGAGCTGGATCTTCGCCTACCTCGGTGTCGTGCTGCGGTCGGCGCAGGCGGTGCAGGGCACCTCGATGCTGGTGCTGATGCCGCTGTCGTTCCTGTCCAACGCGCTGGTGCCGCCGCAGTCGATGCCCGGCTGGATGGAGGTGATCGCGGAGGTCAACCCGCTGAGCCACCTGGTCACGTCGCTGCGCAACCTCGCCGCCGGCGAGCCCGCCGGGCAGGACGTCGCGCTCACCCTGCTGGGCGCCGGCGTGATCCTCGCCGTCGCCGCCCCGCTGACCGTGCGCGCCTACGTGCGCCAGGCCCGGTGAGCGTGGTGGGCTCGGTGAGCCAGGTGAGCGGCGCGCTGCGGCGCCGCCTGCCGGTCGACCACGCCCGCGCCAACCGGCTCACGCCAGACGACGACCTCTTCCTGCGGGCCCGCCGGGTGCTGGGGATGCCGGTGCTCAACCAGATCGTGTGGCGCTTCGACACCGAGCCGGACCCCGCCGCTGTCCGCGCGGTGCACCGCGGCCTCGCGGCCGGGCCCTGGAACCGGCTCGCCGTCGCCGGCCGGGTGCCCGGCGCCCGGCCGCGATGGGTGCGGGGCGTCGCCGCCCCGCTGCGCCTCGACGCCGAGCCGGTGCCCGCCGACGCGGTCACCGCCTGGATCGAGGAGCACGCCGCCACCCGGCTCGACCCCGTCGTCGGCCCCACCTGGGAGCTGCGGCTGGCGGTCACCGAGACCGGCGAGAGCCTGATGTCGCTCGTCGTCGGCCACGAGGTCTGCGACGGCGGTGCGCTGATCGGCGCGGTCGTGGCCGCCGTCGAAGGCCGCACCCAACCCGTGCTGCCTGCCGAGCACGTCCAGGTCCGGCTGCGCGACGACGTGCGCGACGCGCTGCACCTGACCCGCTCCGCCGTGCACGGCCTGCGCCGAGCCCGCGCCCAGCAGCCGCCTGCGCGCGACGCGGGCGTGCTCACCTCCGACCAGCAACCACCGAGCCCACCGCGCGGCGGGGCCGACGCGACGCCGTACCGCCCGGCGAGCATCGCGGTCACCTCACCGGCCGCCGAGTGGCACCGGGTGGCCGCCGAGCACGGCGGCACCGCGAACTCGCTGCTCGTCGCCGTGGTCACCGAGGTCCTCGGCGTCGCGGGCCGGGTGCCGCCGGGTGCCTCGGTCAAGGTCGCGCTGCCCGTTGACACCCGCGCCCCCGGCGACCTGCGCAGCAACGCGACCACCGGGGTGTCCATCGTCGTCGACACCGAGCCGGGCGGGGAGCCCGCGACCGCGCGGGTGGGCGACCTGGGCACAGTGCGCGCCCGCGCCCGGCAGGCGTTCGCCGGGCTCGCGGCCGGCACCCGCATCGACCCGATGGAGCCGCTGCAGCCGCTCGTGCAGCTGCTGCCGGACCCAGTGGTGCGGCGGGTGGCGAGCCGGATCGCGGCCCCGCTGTGCCTGTGCTCGAACCTCGGCCGGCTCCCGGAGCCGTTCGCGGCGCCCTTCGGGCGACTGGCCAGCGCGGTGCTGATGCGCTCGGTCACCCAGCAGGTGACCCCGGACATGATGCGCAGCCGCCGCGGCGGGCTGACCGCGTGGTGGAACCAGACCGGCGACACGGTCACCCTGGGGCTGCTCGGCATGGACCCTGACCTGTGGCCGGACGCCGCGTCGCTGTGGGCCGACGTCGACCGCGTCTACGACCGCTGGGGGCTGGCGCCGCGGCTCTGGTGAGGGAGACGGGAAAGCCCCCGCGAGGCGTACTCGCGGGGGCTTTGTCCGTGGGTCCTGCTCGCTGTGCCCGCCCGGGCCCGGGCACACCGGCGTCGTGATCCGTCCTTGTTGGTACCCAGCAGCGGGCGGCTGAACCGTCGAGCGCCGGTTTTCCTTCGGAGCAGGCGCTCGACGAGTCCGACGAGACCACCGGGCCCCGGATGCGGCAACGACTGACACAATCGCCGGGTGAGTGATCCCACCCCGACCACCACGGACGTGCTTGTCGTCGGCGCCGGGCCGGCCGGCGCGGCCGCCGCCGCCTGGGTCGCGCGCGCCGGGCTCGACGTCGTGCTCGCCGACGCTGCGGTCTTCCCGCGCGACAAGACCTGCGGTGACGGGCTCACCCCGCGGGCGATCAGCGAGCTGGAGCGGTTGGGGCTGCGCGACTGGGTGCGGGCCCACACCGTCAACCACGGGCTGCGCGCCCACGGCTTCGGCCAGACGCTGCACCTGCCGTGGCCCGGCGGCGGCCTGCCCGACTGGGGCAGCGCGGTGCCGCGCACCGAGCTCGACGACCACCTGCGCACCCTCGCGCTCAAGTCCGGCGCGGTCGGCCTCGACGGGGCCCGCGCCGTCGACGTACGCATGGACGGCGACCGGGTGGCGGCGGTCGTCTTCAAGGTCTCCACGGCCCCAGGCGGCGGCGCGGGCGCGACCAGCGAGCTGCGTGAGGTCGCCTGCCGCCACCTCGTCGTCGCCGACGGCGTGCGCTCCCCGCTCGGCAAGCTGCTGGGTCGGGAGTGGCACCGCGACACCGTGTACGGCGTCGCCGGACGCACCTACGTCACCTCCACCCGCGCCGACGACCCCTGGATCTCCTCCCACCTGGAGCTGCGCGGGGAGGACGACGAGATCCTCTCCGGCTACGGCTGGGTCTTCCCGCTCGGTGCCGGCAGCGGCGAGGTCAACCTCGGCGCCGGCACCCTGGCCACCGCCAAGCGGCCCGCCGACGTGGCGATCAAGCCGCTGATGAAGGTCTACGCCGACCGCCTGCGCGAGGAGTTCGGCCTGGGCGCCGAGCTGCGCGCCCCCGCCTCGGCGCTGCTGCCGATGGGCGGCGCCGTCTCCAACGTCGCCGGGCGCAACTGGGCGCTGATCGGCGACGCCGCCGCCTGCGTCAACCCGCTCAACGGCGAGGGCATCGACTACGGGCTGGAGACCGGCCGCGTCGTCGCCGAGCTGCTCGCCGACGCCACCGGCCGAGCCGACGACCTCGACCTGGGCACCGTGTGGCCGGACCTGCTGCGTGAGCACTACGGCGAG
This genomic window contains:
- a CDS encoding geranylgeranyl reductase family protein, whose product is MSDPTPTTTDVLVVGAGPAGAAAAAWVARAGLDVVLADAAVFPRDKTCGDGLTPRAISELERLGLRDWVRAHTVNHGLRAHGFGQTLHLPWPGGGLPDWGSAVPRTELDDHLRTLALKSGAVGLDGARAVDVRMDGDRVAAVVFKVSTAPGGGAGATSELREVACRHLVVADGVRSPLGKLLGREWHRDTVYGVAGRTYVTSTRADDPWISSHLELRGEDDEILSGYGWVFPLGAGSGEVNLGAGTLATAKRPADVAIKPLMKVYADRLREEFGLGAELRAPASALLPMGGAVSNVAGRNWALIGDAAACVNPLNGEGIDYGLETGRVVAELLADATGRADDLDLGTVWPDLLREHYGESFSIARRLAGLVTVPRLLPALGPVGMRSDLLMTLALRWMGNLVTDSDRDRAARVWRWAGKASLARDARPPFS
- a CDS encoding ABC transporter permease yields the protein MSPVTEARHLRPRRERGPGGLAAVGQSLSLARRGLLLIRHDPQRLFDVLLLPIVATVMFAGVFGGAVAGSMQAYLPQLVPGVLAQIAVAASVVTGVQLRDDMDRGVFDRLRTLPISRVAPLAGSLLADVVRYVIAGAMTLAVGVALGYRPENWPRLLAGCLLVVFCAFAMSWIFAYLGVVLRSAQAVQGTSMLVLMPLSFLSNALVPPQSMPGWMEVIAEVNPLSHLVTSLRNLAAGEPAGQDVALTLLGAGVILAVAAPLTVRAYVRQAR
- a CDS encoding ATP-binding cassette domain-containing protein, translating into MSPATPAIDVRGLVKSYGAHRALDGIDLQVPAGGVFAVLGPNGAGKTTLVRVLSTLQRADAGTVRVLGHDVGTEPAAVRARIAVTGQHASVDEALTGWENLTLFARLLGLSRAAARRRSTELLEEFSLTDAARRPVRTYSGGMRRRLDIAASLIADPPLVFLDEPTTGLDPRTREEMWATVRTLVDRGTTVLLTTQYLEEADRLASRVCVVDRGRIVADDTPAGLKRSLGGLTLELTLADAADAPRMHTLLLNLGATDVEAAPGGLRLSAGLVELAQLRTVHAAAEAAGIEIDELGARRPTLDEVFFSLTGPSGTLREVPA